One Betta splendens chromosome 8, fBetSpl5.4, whole genome shotgun sequence DNA segment encodes these proteins:
- the lrrc4ba gene encoding leucine-rich repeat-containing protein 4B, which translates to MRIATLTCLPGPSPFLFLLAQLLLRLLLPGPELVGATSSCPSHCTCSNQASRVICTRQNLEEVPESISVNTRYLNLQENSIQVIKSDTFKHLRHLEILQLSKNQIRQIEVGAFNGLPNLNTLELFDNRLTLVPSHAFEYLSKLRELWLRNNPIETLPGYAFHRVPSLRRLDLGELKKLDFISDAAFVGLINLRYLNLGMCGLKDIPKLTALVRLEELELSGNRLEIIRPGSFQGLVSLRKLWLMHSQVSVIERNAFDDLKNLEELNLSHNSLHSLPHDLFTPLHQLERVHLNHNPWVCNCDVLWLSWWLKETVPSNTTCCARCHAPPFLKGKYIGELDQSHFTCYAPVIVEPPTDLNVTEGMAAELKCRTSTSTTSVNWITPNGTLMTHGSYRVRISVLHDGTLNFTNVTLRDTGQYTCMVTNAAGNTTATAVLNVTAADASVNYTYFTTVTVETVEAAGDGEGALVATNKTFIHVPTTTSSLSVGLSSSSPRATQPTFTVPITEPGFSGLDDVMKTTKIIIGCFVAITFMAAVMLVVFYKLRKQHQLHKHHGPARAIEIINVEDELGAGASGRGSGISGGSTVAQSVNSGIGGGQTLRLHHPEIVNLPNLARSEHLNHYYKTHHFNNNIKGLGIGSGMGLNNNNNPSPCSQNTSISCSQIPTSTTGGTPTGGTLPSTLPLPQLGLHSSLKGLMGKGQNEPLLFKSSSKENVQETQI; encoded by the exons ATGCGCATCGCCACGCTGACCTGCCTCCCCGGCCCttcccccttcctcttcctactggcccagctgctgctgcggctcctcCTGCCTGGGCCGGAGCTGGTAGGAGCTACCTCCTCCTGCCCCTCCCACTGCACCTGCTCCAACCAGGCCAGTCGCGTCATCTGCACCAGGCAGAACCTGGAGGAGGTGCCGGAGAGCATATCGGTCAACACGCGATACCTCAACCTGCAGGAGAACTCGATACag GTGATCAAGTCAGACACCTTCAAGCACTTGAGGCACCTCGAGATCCTCCAGCTGTCCAAGAATCAGATTCGTCAGATCGAAGTCGGAGCGTTCAATGGCCTCCCCAACCTCAACACGTTGGAGCTCTTCGACAACCGCCTCACACTGGTGCCATCGCACGCCTTCGAGTACCTCAGCAAACTGCGGGAGCTGTGGCTGCGCAACAACCCCATCGAGACTCTACCGGGCTATGCCTTCCACCGCGTGCCCTCGCTGCGGCGCCTGGACCTGGGGGAGCTCAAGAAGTTGGATTTCATCTCCGACGCGGCCTTCGTGGGCCTCATCAATCTTCGCTACCTGAACTTAGGCATGTGTGGGCTGAAGGACATCCCCAAACTGACGGCCCTTGTGCGTTTAGAGGAACTGGAGCTGTCAGGAAACCGGCTGGAGATCATCCGGCCGGGCTCCTTCCAGGGCCTGGTGTCTCTCCGCAAACTGTGGCTCATGCACTCGCAGGTGTCCGTCATTGAGCGCAATGCCTTTGACGACCTGAAGAACCTGGAGGAGCTCAACCTGTCCCACAACTCCCTGCACTCCTTGCCCCATGACCTCTTCACGCCCCTTCACCAGCTAGAGAGGGTGCACCTGAACCACAACCCATGGGTCTGCAACTGCGACGTGCTCTGGCTCAGCTGGTGGCTGAAAGAGACGGTGCCCAGCAACACCACCTGCTGCGCCCGCTGCCACGCGCCCCCCTTCTTGAAGGGCAAGTACATCGGGGAGCTCGACCAGAGCCACTTCACCTGTTATGCTCCTGTCATCGTGGAGCCACCTACGGACCTCAACGTTACCGAGGGTATGGCCGCGGAGCTGAAGTGTCGCACAAGCACCTCCACAACATCTGTCAACTGGATCACCCCTAATGGAACTTTAATGACCCACGGCTCTTACCGGGTGCGGATATCCGTCCTGCATGACGGCACGCTCAACTTTACAAATGTCACGCTGCGAGACACAGGCCAGTACACCTGCATGGTCACCAACGCCGCTGGCAACACCACGGCCACCGCTGTCCTCAATGTAACTGCTGCCGACGCCAGTGTCAACTACACCTACTTTACAACCGTCACGGTGGAAACCGTGGAGGCCGCTGGCGACGGAGAGGGCGCGTTGGTTGCCACCAATAAGACCTTCATCCACGTTCCTACTACAACGTCCTCTCTGTCCGTTGGCCTGTCGTCCTCGTCCCCTCGAGCCACCCAACCAACCTTCACTGTGCCCATCACGGAGCCAGGCTTCTCCGGCCTGGACGATGTGATGAAGACCACCAAGATCATCATCGGCTGCTTTGTAGCCATCACCTTCATGGCAGCGGTGATGCTGGTGGTGTTCTACAAACTGAGGAAGCAGCACCAGCTGCATAAACACCACGGTCCTGCACGGGCCATCGAGATTATCAATGTGGAGGACGAGCTGGGGGCCGGGGCCAGCGGCCGGGGCAGCGGGATCTCGGGAGGCTCCACTGTAGCGCAGAGTGTAAACAGTGGAATAGGAGGGGGGCAGACACTCAGGCTGCACCACCCAGAGATTGTAAACCTGCCGAACCTGGCCCGATCGGAGCACCTCAACCACTACTATAAAACCCATCActtcaacaacaacataaaaggCCTGGGCATTGGTTCTGGAATGggcctcaacaacaacaacaacccatCACCTTGCTCTCAGAACACGTCTATATCCTGCTCCCAGATTCCAACCTCCACGACTGGGGGAACACCCACGGGAGGCACCCTGCcctccactctgccgctgcccCAGCTGGGCCTTCACAGCTCCCTGAAAGGCCTGATGGGGAAAGGCCAGAACGAGCCACTGCTTTTTAAGAGCAGCTCCAAGGAAAACGTGCAAGAGACTCAAATCTGA